The Anaeromusa acidaminophila DSM 3853 genome includes a region encoding these proteins:
- the phnD gene encoding phosphate/phosphite/phosphonate ABC transporter substrate-binding protein — MRKIGLLCCWLLVICGVLTGCGPQYAGYIDFSKGAKVAAPAVTTEEKPLRIAITSVLSPQETIGYYRQLADHVTREMGRPMVLVQRKTYEELNSLLANDQVDLVFLSTGAYAAYRGITPIEMLVMVEWQGHSRYRTEVIVHKDSPYQNLEDLRDKVFAFTDPLSLSGHVMVTNYLWERQERPEKYFRRYIYTSSHDKSIWAVANRVVDGACMDSMVYEYAQEKNPDLAAQVKVIAQFPPTPTGPVVVNRHLPLEQRQRLQQVFLHMHEHPELHEAMRSLQTDRYVPPRPEEYEPLRELYDHMRGLS, encoded by the coding sequence ATGAGAAAGATTGGGCTTTTATGTTGTTGGCTTTTAGTGATTTGCGGCGTGTTAACGGGTTGCGGGCCTCAATATGCCGGATATATTGATTTTTCCAAAGGAGCGAAGGTGGCGGCTCCGGCGGTGACAACAGAAGAAAAGCCGCTGCGTATAGCTATTACCTCGGTATTGTCGCCACAGGAAACCATAGGGTATTATCGACAACTGGCGGACCATGTGACGCGCGAAATGGGGCGGCCCATGGTATTGGTACAACGAAAAACATATGAAGAACTCAACTCGCTTTTGGCGAACGATCAAGTGGATTTGGTGTTTCTTTCTACTGGCGCTTATGCGGCTTATAGGGGTATTACCCCGATTGAGATGCTGGTGATGGTGGAATGGCAAGGACATTCCCGCTATCGTACAGAAGTCATTGTGCATAAAGACAGTCCCTATCAAAACCTGGAGGATTTGAGGGACAAGGTGTTTGCCTTTACGGACCCGCTGAGTCTGTCGGGGCATGTGATGGTGACAAACTATTTGTGGGAGCGACAAGAGCGGCCGGAAAAATATTTCCGACGCTATATTTATACTTCCAGCCATGACAAGTCAATTTGGGCAGTGGCTAATCGCGTCGTAGACGGAGCCTGCATGGACAGCATGGTGTATGAATACGCACAAGAGAAAAATCCGGATTTGGCGGCGCAGGTTAAGGTGATTGCGCAATTTCCACCTACGCCAACAGGGCCGGTGGTAGTCAATAGGCATTTACCTTTGGAACAGCGCCAAAGGCTGCAGCAAGTGTTTTTGCACATGCATGAACATCCAGAGCTTCATGAAGCCATGCGCTCGCTGCAGACGGATCGCTATGTGCCGCCGCGCCCGGAAGAATACGAACCGCTGCGGGAGCTGTATGATCATATGCGAGGCCTATCATGA
- a CDS encoding ATP-binding protein, giving the protein MKRLSQLSIYYKINGITISMLVFFMLFSGWLVRGFTADVLGKQIEQRGLETAIYIATLSADDVVVDNYFALHERINTKKNNTEDVRYIIIADHAGNLVAHTFGAVLPEGLPGNTAELLADGADHSVNLFDSNEGPVREVVAPIDSNANIGFVRVGMSERNMQLWLDRKIRELLVWSLLIGLVAVSLATRMAHVIMRPVGHLLSAVRAIRGGDYSARAKVEAADEMGQLAHAFNDMATSLQQKEAENDRLLDALREKEARRAELIKRLFSVQEEERKRISRELHDSTGQSITSLLVYMKLLLSKTVDEKQRELLLGARDVVSGVLEDMKQMVVDLRPPILDDHGIVAAMAKYLQAWGEQVGIEVSFRAPEDKLIVSDETGLALYRVLQESLTNVARHAQASRVDVALGLTAGELTLEVSDDGVGIAPGRLEDARKNNHMGVFGMRERVELLGGRLLVRSQPGGGTMVCVRLPALWEGSGVNEESHTDHSGG; this is encoded by the coding sequence ATGAAGCGTTTGAGTCAGTTGAGCATTTATTACAAAATCAACGGCATTACCATTAGCATGCTGGTTTTTTTCATGCTCTTTTCCGGCTGGCTGGTGCGCGGCTTCACGGCGGATGTTTTAGGAAAGCAGATCGAGCAGCGCGGCTTGGAAACGGCCATTTATATTGCTACGCTCAGCGCCGATGATGTAGTAGTAGACAACTATTTTGCCTTGCATGAGCGTATTAATACGAAAAAAAATAATACCGAAGATGTGCGCTACATTATTATTGCCGATCATGCCGGAAATCTGGTGGCGCATACTTTTGGGGCCGTGCTGCCTGAGGGGCTGCCTGGAAATACAGCGGAGCTTTTGGCTGACGGCGCGGATCATTCTGTGAATTTGTTTGACAGCAATGAAGGGCCGGTGCGTGAGGTGGTAGCTCCCATTGACAGCAATGCCAACATCGGCTTTGTGCGTGTAGGCATGTCGGAGCGCAACATGCAGCTTTGGCTGGATCGCAAGATTCGGGAGCTTTTGGTGTGGTCTTTGCTGATCGGTCTTGTGGCGGTTTCTCTGGCTACGAGAATGGCGCATGTCATCATGCGTCCTGTAGGACATTTGCTCAGTGCGGTGCGAGCTATTCGCGGCGGAGACTACTCGGCGCGGGCCAAGGTTGAAGCGGCTGATGAGATGGGGCAGTTGGCGCATGCGTTTAATGACATGGCGACATCGCTTCAGCAAAAAGAGGCGGAAAATGATCGGCTGTTGGATGCGTTGCGCGAAAAGGAAGCGCGGCGCGCCGAGTTGATTAAACGACTCTTTAGCGTGCAGGAAGAAGAGCGGAAACGTATTTCCCGGGAATTGCACGACAGCACGGGTCAGTCGATCACTTCCTTGCTGGTATACATGAAGCTGTTGCTTTCTAAGACGGTGGATGAAAAACAACGGGAACTGCTTCTGGGAGCGCGTGATGTGGTGTCCGGCGTGTTGGAGGATATGAAGCAAATGGTCGTAGACTTGCGGCCGCCGATTCTGGACGATCACGGCATTGTGGCTGCTATGGCTAAGTACTTACAGGCCTGGGGAGAACAAGTCGGAATAGAGGTGTCTTTCCGAGCGCCGGAAGACAAGCTGATAGTTAGCGATGAAACTGGTTTGGCCTTATATCGGGTGTTGCAAGAAAGTTTAACAAATGTCGCAAGACATGCACAGGCGTCTCGGGTGGATGTGGCTTTGGGATTGACAGCAGGGGAGTTAACGCTGGAAGTCAGTGATGACGGGGTGGGGATCGCCCCGGGGCGTCTCGAGGACGCCCGCAAGAATAACCATATGGGCGTATTCGGTATGCGTGAGCGAGTGGAACTTCTGGGGGGCAGACTATTGGTTCGTTCGCAGCCTGGCGGCGGGACGATGGTTTGTGTGCGGTTGCCTGCATTATGGGAAGGAAGTGGAGTCAATGAAGAATCGCATACGGATCATTCTGGCGGATGA
- a CDS encoding response regulator yields the protein MKNRIRIILADDHSVLRVGLKMLLESESHFSVVGEAADGEELLTLLEKTETDVVVVDLSMPKMGGLECIKEIRSRGMDVKILVLTMFGDETYIREVMQAGANGYVEKQAVDAELFAALKAVAAGQFYLSSKNSQALLNSLFTAAPRPSGQDPYEVLSVREREVLKLLVRGYSLSEIGAKLFLSVKTVDTYKTRLMEKLGLSKKSELVEYSLKHGLLSTKDI from the coding sequence ATGAAGAATCGCATACGGATCATTCTGGCGGATGATCATAGCGTGTTGCGTGTAGGTTTGAAAATGTTGCTGGAAAGTGAATCTCATTTTTCTGTGGTTGGCGAGGCGGCGGACGGAGAGGAGCTGCTGACCTTATTGGAAAAGACAGAGACCGATGTGGTAGTAGTTGACTTGTCCATGCCCAAGATGGGGGGGCTGGAATGCATCAAGGAAATTCGCAGCCGTGGCATGGATGTAAAGATACTGGTTTTGACGATGTTTGGCGATGAAACGTATATCCGTGAGGTCATGCAGGCTGGCGCCAATGGCTATGTGGAAAAACAGGCGGTGGATGCGGAATTGTTTGCAGCGTTAAAAGCGGTAGCGGCAGGACAGTTCTATTTGAGCTCTAAAAACTCGCAAGCTTTGTTGAATTCGCTCTTTACAGCGGCGCCCCGCCCTAGCGGGCAGGATCCTTATGAGGTTCTTAGCGTTCGCGAACGGGAGGTTCTAAAGCTGCTCGTAAGGGGCTATTCGCTTTCGGAAATCGGAGCTAAGCTTTTTTTAAGTGTAAAAACGGTGGATACCTACAAAACGCGGTTGATGGAAAAATTGGGGTTAAGTAAAAAAAGCGAGCTTGTGGAATATTCTTTGAAACATGGATTATTGTCAACAAAAGACATTTAA
- the glpA gene encoding anaerobic glycerol-3-phosphate dehydrogenase subunit GlpA, with translation MDQATVVVIGGGATGTGIFRDLAMRGVDVVLLEQKDLAYGTSSRFHGLLHSGGRYAVKDAEAARECIEENKLLRTVAKHCVEETEGLFVRLPEDDEAFEHKWVEACAAAGIETTQISKAEALRLEPNLTGKLVSAYKVPDSAIDGFRLVWQNVQSGRRYGGRVYTYSEVVGVEQSNGKVTGVTVRNTLNGQESKISCEFLVSAAGSWVGELAALAGIKVHVQPDRGTLIAFNHRFTNRVVNRLRPAGDADIFVPHGSIVILGTTSSPAELPDDTIPKAEEVLAMLEVGEKMFEDVRSYRLLRAFTGTRPLYSADPSAIGRAASRNFTILDHSKEGLQGFASIVGGKFTTYRLMAEKMTDFVCAHLGVTTPCRTAVEPLVSDVDAATMARARKAFPAFGSRLAADRLGDSLAPVVEAMEKDPAKSQLVCECELVTLAEVEHVASDATSHQLTDVRRRTRMGMGTCQGAFCGLRGVGAIQTAGLFPEREPADLFHDFLQGRWNGIRPMLWGKQVKEAELMRGIYEGTLNVRGEVPGHEK, from the coding sequence ATGGATCAGGCGACAGTGGTAGTCATTGGCGGAGGTGCCACAGGCACTGGGATTTTCCGCGATTTGGCCATGCGTGGCGTGGATGTCGTATTGCTGGAACAAAAAGACTTGGCTTATGGAACCAGCTCTCGGTTTCATGGCTTGCTGCACAGCGGCGGCCGTTACGCAGTTAAGGACGCCGAGGCGGCGCGGGAGTGCATTGAGGAGAATAAACTGCTGCGGACGGTAGCGAAACATTGTGTAGAAGAAACAGAAGGACTCTTTGTGCGTCTGCCGGAAGACGACGAAGCTTTTGAACACAAATGGGTGGAGGCTTGTGCAGCGGCAGGGATTGAAACGACGCAGATTTCTAAAGCGGAGGCGCTGCGTTTGGAGCCAAACTTGACCGGGAAATTGGTCAGCGCTTATAAAGTGCCTGATTCAGCTATCGATGGCTTTCGTTTGGTGTGGCAGAATGTGCAGTCCGGGCGTCGTTACGGCGGCCGTGTGTACACCTATTCCGAAGTAGTTGGCGTAGAACAGAGCAACGGCAAAGTAACGGGCGTGACCGTACGCAATACCTTGAACGGTCAGGAAAGCAAGATTTCCTGTGAGTTTTTAGTAAGCGCCGCCGGTTCCTGGGTCGGCGAATTGGCTGCTTTGGCAGGCATTAAGGTGCATGTACAGCCTGACCGCGGTACGCTGATTGCTTTCAACCATCGTTTCACGAATCGCGTTGTCAACCGCCTGCGCCCTGCAGGGGATGCTGACATTTTCGTGCCTCACGGCTCCATCGTCATTTTGGGAACTACCTCCTCACCGGCGGAGCTGCCGGACGATACCATTCCTAAGGCCGAAGAAGTGCTGGCCATGTTGGAAGTGGGCGAAAAAATGTTTGAAGACGTACGGAGCTATCGCTTGCTGCGCGCCTTCACCGGTACTCGTCCTCTATATAGTGCGGATCCTTCAGCCATTGGCCGGGCGGCTTCTCGTAACTTCACGATCTTGGACCACAGCAAAGAGGGATTACAGGGCTTTGCCAGCATCGTAGGCGGCAAGTTTACCACCTATCGCTTGATGGCGGAAAAAATGACCGATTTTGTTTGCGCTCATTTGGGAGTTACCACTCCTTGCCGGACGGCAGTTGAACCATTGGTTTCCGATGTGGACGCAGCAACGATGGCTCGGGCCCGCAAAGCCTTCCCGGCGTTTGGTTCGCGTTTAGCGGCGGATCGTCTGGGAGATTCTTTGGCCCCGGTGGTGGAAGCCATGGAAAAAGATCCGGCGAAGAGCCAACTGGTTTGCGAATGCGAATTGGTTACCTTGGCCGAAGTAGAGCATGTTGCATCTGACGCTACTAGCCATCAATTGACCGACGTGCGTCGCCGGACGCGTATGGGCATGGGTACCTGTCAAGGCGCTTTCTGCGGTCTGCGCGGCGTTGGCGCGATTCAAACCGCCGGTTTGTTTCCCGAGCGGGAACCTGCCGACTTGTTCCATGATTTCCTCCAGGGACGCTGGAACGGCATTCGGCCCATGCTATGGGGCAAGCAGGTAAAAGAAGCCGAGCTGATGCGCGGCATCTATGAAGGAACGCTGAACGTGAGAGGAGAAGTGCCGGGACATGAAAAGTGA
- the glpB gene encoding anaerobic glycerol-3-phosphate dehydrogenase subunit GlpB — MKSDVIVIGSGMAGLVAAAAAAQRGKKTTLLSKGAGTLVIGGGIVDILGYTEAGKAILNPGAAVAQAQEAHPYAKLGLENVRQAAKFLQEICEQEGYAYVGDLEHNQWVPTAAGTLKPTCLVPRTMDASRLCEAEEIVVVGLKGLKDYPTELISKGLERLFGANAKVTQVEISLSVEDGRDVTALDMARWLDSKAGLEECAAKLRQVVKSGATLIMPPVLGTKPSYYAFETLQEATGCHIIETSSMPPAVTGLRLRKALLAYAKRQGVTVVDNAEAVRADVKNGRCTAIYTQGFGREHCYEAAEVIVATGGLYGGGLVAEPNVIQERIFGLPVAAPAESELWGIQELFSSGGQPFAKFGVTVDNTLRPVDAAGTVLLENVRFAGRNLAGYDFSYEKSGNGVALTSGYCAGMTV, encoded by the coding sequence ATGAAAAGTGATGTAATTGTAATCGGCAGCGGCATGGCCGGATTGGTTGCCGCCGCAGCCGCAGCGCAGCGAGGCAAGAAAACGACGCTTTTGAGCAAAGGCGCGGGCACCTTGGTCATCGGCGGCGGAATCGTCGACATTCTCGGTTATACCGAAGCAGGCAAAGCCATTTTGAATCCCGGGGCGGCAGTGGCGCAGGCGCAAGAAGCGCACCCTTACGCTAAGCTGGGGTTGGAGAACGTCAGGCAGGCAGCTAAATTCTTACAGGAAATTTGCGAGCAAGAAGGCTATGCCTATGTGGGCGATTTGGAACATAACCAATGGGTGCCTACTGCGGCAGGAACGTTGAAGCCTACTTGCCTGGTGCCGCGGACGATGGACGCTAGCCGTCTTTGCGAGGCAGAAGAAATTGTCGTCGTAGGTCTGAAAGGCTTGAAAGACTATCCGACAGAACTGATCAGCAAGGGCTTGGAACGTCTGTTTGGCGCCAATGCCAAAGTGACGCAGGTGGAAATTTCCTTGTCTGTGGAGGATGGCCGCGACGTTACGGCGCTGGACATGGCTCGCTGGCTGGACAGCAAAGCGGGGCTGGAAGAGTGCGCCGCCAAGCTGCGCCAAGTTGTTAAAAGCGGCGCTACGCTGATTATGCCTCCGGTTTTAGGAACCAAGCCTTCTTACTATGCTTTTGAAACCTTGCAGGAAGCAACAGGTTGCCATATTATCGAAACTTCCTCCATGCCGCCGGCTGTGACTGGTTTGCGTTTGCGCAAAGCCCTTCTGGCTTATGCCAAACGGCAGGGCGTGACCGTTGTAGACAATGCAGAAGCGGTGCGGGCGGATGTAAAAAATGGACGCTGCACAGCTATCTATACCCAAGGCTTCGGGCGGGAGCATTGCTATGAAGCGGCGGAAGTCATTGTGGCTACCGGCGGTTTGTATGGCGGCGGCTTGGTTGCCGAACCCAATGTTATTCAAGAACGAATTTTCGGCTTGCCTGTGGCGGCGCCGGCAGAGTCTGAACTATGGGGTATTCAAGAACTGTTTTCTTCCGGCGGTCAGCCCTTTGCCAAGTTTGGCGTTACCGTAGACAATACACTGCGTCCGGTCGATGCGGCCGGTACTGTATTGCTGGAAAATGTGCGTTTTGCGGGACGCAATTTGGCTGGGTATGACTTCAGCTATGAAAAATCAGGCAATGGCGTGGCGCTGACAAGCGGCTACTGCGCCGGCATGACGGTGTGA
- a CDS encoding anaerobic glycerol-3-phosphate dehydrogenase subunit C, with protein sequence MAKHRINPDDCIACTTCVAHCPVTAATRKFRGPKMLGPALERFRISEEDYEPSLEYCSNCKNCDLSCPSGVPVSTLNMLAKAAYYKKNPQSMRDHMLSHGENMAKMVNAIPFGAALANVGMHNPVSRAAMKQIGISDKAPMPMYAATSFVSWFKNQKQTPCEEKVVFFPGCFINYNQPQVGKDLVAVLQHNGIEVIVPEEFVCCGSPLVTGGYLEEAESNARKNAAEIAKWAAKGYKILTACTSCGLMLNQEYQELFPAIEGLAQNAVSLYDAFEFLAERAAEGKLKTDFAQVAEHFMYHVPCHLRVQGIGLPALTLLRQIPGLSIEEADAGCCGISGNYGFRDEKYEISMAVGAELFQRIKDSGVKTVVCDCGTCRLQIGHGSGAATAHPISILRKAYQL encoded by the coding sequence ATGGCTAAACATCGGATCAATCCGGACGATTGTATTGCCTGCACTACTTGTGTGGCGCATTGTCCTGTAACAGCGGCCACCCGCAAATTCCGCGGACCTAAAATGCTGGGGCCGGCTTTGGAGCGCTTCCGCATTTCAGAGGAAGACTATGAACCATCTTTGGAGTATTGTTCAAACTGTAAGAATTGCGACTTGTCTTGCCCGTCCGGCGTGCCTGTTTCTACGCTGAACATGCTGGCTAAGGCCGCCTATTACAAGAAAAACCCCCAGAGCATGCGGGATCATATGCTTTCGCATGGTGAAAATATGGCTAAGATGGTCAATGCCATTCCCTTTGGGGCGGCGCTGGCCAATGTGGGCATGCACAACCCGGTTTCCCGAGCGGCGATGAAGCAAATCGGCATTTCCGATAAAGCGCCCATGCCGATGTATGCTGCGACCAGCTTTGTAAGCTGGTTCAAAAACCAGAAGCAAACTCCGTGCGAAGAAAAAGTCGTCTTTTTCCCGGGCTGCTTTATCAACTACAATCAGCCTCAGGTGGGCAAAGATTTGGTGGCCGTGCTGCAACACAATGGCATTGAAGTCATTGTACCGGAAGAATTCGTTTGCTGCGGCTCGCCGTTGGTAACTGGTGGTTATTTGGAAGAAGCGGAAAGCAACGCCCGGAAGAACGCAGCAGAGATTGCAAAATGGGCGGCTAAAGGTTATAAAATCCTGACGGCCTGCACCAGCTGCGGCTTGATGCTGAATCAAGAATATCAAGAATTGTTCCCTGCGATTGAAGGCTTGGCTCAAAATGCAGTATCGTTATATGACGCCTTTGAATTTCTGGCGGAGCGAGCTGCAGAAGGTAAGCTGAAAACCGACTTCGCGCAGGTAGCGGAACATTTTATGTACCATGTTCCTTGCCATCTGCGGGTGCAGGGCATTGGCCTGCCGGCTTTGACGCTGCTGCGGCAAATTCCCGGCTTGTCTATCGAAGAAGCCGATGCCGGTTGTTGCGGTATTTCCGGAAACTATGGCTTCCGGGATGAAAAATACGAAATATCCATGGCTGTGGGCGCGGAACTTTTTCAGCGCATTAAAGACAGCGGCGTAAAGACGGTAGTTTGTGACTGTGGCACTTGCCGTCTGCAGATTGGTCATGGAAGCGGCGCTGCTACAGCGCATCCTATCAGTATTTTGCGCAAAGCGTACCAGCTGTAA
- the pyk gene encoding pyruvate kinase yields the protein MFKKTKIVCTMGPSTDQPGIVEKMLEAGMNVARFNFSHGSHEEHQGRMARVREAAANVNKNVAILLDTKGPEMRLGLFKEGKVELVTGQKFVLTAEVIEGTVERATVNHPGLPQDVKAGDTILLSDGLVSLKVEAVEGTEIITTVQNNGVIGNRKRVAAPGVAVNLPPLSEQDVADIRFGLTKGIDFIAASFIQRAADILAIRKILEEAGAEVDIIAKIENVEGVRNMDEILQVADGIMVARGDLGVEIPAEDVPLIQKELIMKCNTVGKPVITATQMLESMVNNPRPTRAEASDVANAIFDGTDAIMLSGETASGDYPVEAVETMARIAVRTEKSLPYAEIYTSRGALANQVTTEAISHATVQIAQELSAAAIVTSSEKGYTARMVSKYRPKAAIVAVSQHPATIRRMQLYWGVVPVPGNASCGTDEMVENAVEGALESGAVNPGDLIVITAGVPLGMSGTTNMIRVHVVGDVLLRGIGLGQKAATGKVCVVNSAADLVRFKAGDIMVVKSIHEEIAARASEAAAIVAEEGGMTSPAAVVGISFGMPVLVGVEGATAHLPEGMLITVDPVRGQVYHGKANAR from the coding sequence ATGTTCAAAAAAACCAAAATCGTGTGTACCATGGGACCCAGCACTGACCAGCCGGGTATTGTGGAAAAGATGCTCGAAGCGGGCATGAATGTAGCGCGTTTCAATTTTTCCCATGGTTCGCATGAAGAGCACCAGGGACGCATGGCGCGGGTTCGGGAAGCGGCGGCCAACGTCAACAAAAATGTAGCCATTTTGCTGGATACCAAAGGCCCGGAAATGCGGCTAGGCTTGTTTAAAGAAGGCAAAGTGGAACTGGTGACCGGTCAGAAATTCGTGCTTACGGCGGAAGTGATCGAAGGTACGGTTGAACGGGCTACGGTGAATCATCCCGGCTTACCGCAAGACGTGAAAGCAGGAGACACGATTCTTCTTTCTGATGGACTTGTCAGTTTGAAAGTAGAAGCGGTGGAAGGCACGGAAATCATCACGACAGTACAGAATAACGGCGTCATCGGCAATCGCAAGCGCGTCGCCGCTCCTGGCGTGGCTGTGAATCTGCCTCCGCTTTCCGAACAGGACGTAGCGGACATTCGCTTCGGACTGACCAAAGGCATCGACTTTATTGCGGCTTCCTTTATTCAGCGGGCGGCTGACATTTTGGCTATCCGCAAGATATTGGAAGAAGCCGGCGCGGAAGTAGACATTATCGCCAAGATTGAAAATGTCGAAGGCGTGCGTAACATGGACGAAATCCTGCAGGTTGCCGACGGCATCATGGTCGCTCGCGGCGATTTGGGCGTGGAAATTCCTGCAGAAGACGTGCCTCTCATCCAAAAAGAACTGATTATGAAATGCAATACCGTGGGCAAGCCGGTTATTACGGCTACGCAGATGCTGGAGTCCATGGTTAACAACCCGCGGCCGACTCGGGCGGAAGCCAGCGACGTAGCGAATGCTATTTTCGACGGCACCGACGCGATCATGCTCAGCGGCGAAACGGCTTCCGGCGACTATCCGGTGGAAGCGGTAGAAACTATGGCGCGCATTGCGGTGCGTACGGAAAAATCCCTGCCTTATGCGGAGATTTACACCTCCCGCGGCGCTTTGGCCAACCAAGTGACCACGGAAGCCATCAGCCATGCGACGGTGCAGATTGCGCAGGAGCTGTCGGCTGCTGCGATTGTTACGTCCAGTGAAAAAGGTTACACGGCGCGGATGGTATCGAAATATCGCCCGAAAGCGGCCATTGTGGCTGTATCCCAGCACCCGGCGACCATTCGTCGCATGCAGCTGTACTGGGGCGTCGTGCCGGTTCCTGGCAACGCTTCCTGCGGCACGGATGAAATGGTGGAAAATGCGGTAGAGGGCGCTTTAGAGTCCGGAGCCGTCAACCCCGGTGATTTGATTGTTATTACTGCCGGTGTGCCTTTAGGTATGTCCGGTACGACTAATATGATCCGCGTTCATGTTGTAGGCGACGTGCTGCTCCGCGGCATTGGCTTGGGACAAAAAGCGGCTACAGGCAAGGTTTGCGTGGTAAATTCCGCAGCCGACCTGGTTCGCTTCAAAGCAGGCGATATTATGGTTGTGAAAAGCATCCATGAAGAAATCGCCGCCAGAGCATCTGAAGCAGCGGCCATTGTAGCGGAAGAAGGCGGTATGACTTCTCCGGCGGCAGTGGTGGGCATCAGCTTCGGCATGCCGGTTCTTGTAGGTGTAGAAGGAGCGACCGCGCACCTGCCTGAGGGCATGCTGATTACCGTCGACCCGGTCCGCGGCCAAGTGTATCATGGCAAGGCCAACGCGCGCTAA
- the gap gene encoding type I glyceraldehyde-3-phosphate dehydrogenase, which translates to MATKVGINGFGRIGRNVFRAALNNPAVDIVAVNDLTDAKTLAHLLKYDSVQGNLDMDIHAEGDQIMVNGKAIKVLAEKDPAQLPWKNLGVEVVVESTGRFTDATKAEAHRTAGAKKVIISAPAKNEDLTIVMGVNDDKYDAAKHHIVSNASCTTNCLAPFAKVLNDKFGIKHGLMTTVHAYTNDQNILDLPHKDLRRARAAGLSIIPTSTGAAKAVALVLPELKGKLNGFAMRVPTPNVSVVDLVVDVEKATTAEEVNAALKAAAEGPLKGVLAYCDEPLVSKDFNGNANSSIVDALSTMVMEGTMVKVVSWYDNEWGYSNRVVDLIAYMAKKGL; encoded by the coding sequence ATGGCAACAAAAGTAGGTATTAATGGATTTGGACGAATTGGACGCAATGTGTTTCGTGCGGCTCTGAACAATCCTGCAGTGGATATCGTCGCTGTCAATGACCTGACCGATGCCAAAACACTGGCGCATTTGCTGAAATATGACTCCGTGCAGGGCAACCTGGACATGGATATTCACGCTGAAGGCGATCAGATCATGGTCAACGGCAAAGCCATCAAAGTGCTGGCGGAAAAAGATCCGGCTCAGCTTCCCTGGAAAAATCTCGGCGTTGAAGTGGTTGTGGAATCCACTGGCCGTTTCACCGACGCTACCAAAGCCGAAGCGCATCGCACCGCTGGCGCTAAGAAAGTCATCATTTCCGCTCCGGCGAAAAATGAAGATCTGACCATTGTTATGGGCGTTAACGATGATAAGTATGACGCAGCTAAGCATCATATCGTTTCCAACGCTTCTTGCACCACCAACTGCCTGGCTCCTTTCGCCAAGGTGCTCAACGACAAGTTCGGCATCAAACATGGCTTGATGACCACGGTTCACGCTTACACTAACGACCAGAACATTCTGGATCTGCCTCATAAGGACCTGCGCCGCGCTCGCGCTGCCGGTCTGTCCATCATTCCTACCAGCACCGGCGCTGCAAAAGCGGTTGCTCTGGTTCTGCCGGAATTGAAAGGCAAACTCAATGGTTTTGCTATGCGTGTGCCTACTCCGAACGTATCGGTAGTAGACCTCGTTGTGGACGTAGAAAAAGCTACCACTGCTGAAGAAGTTAACGCCGCATTGAAGGCAGCTGCGGAAGGTCCGCTCAAAGGCGTACTGGCTTACTGCGATGAGCCCTTGGTTTCCAAGGACTTCAACGGCAATGCCAATTCCTCCATCGTTGATGCTCTTTCCACGATGGTTATGGAAGGCACCATGGTGAAAGTGGTTTCCTGGTATGACAACGAGTGGGGCTACTCCAACCGCGTTGTTGACCTGATCGCTTACATGGCGAAAAAAGGTCTCTAA